In Rutidosis leptorrhynchoides isolate AG116_Rl617_1_P2 chromosome 2, CSIRO_AGI_Rlap_v1, whole genome shotgun sequence, one genomic interval encodes:
- the LOC139887751 gene encoding protein At-4/1-like: protein MAATSDEALQSLLTDFDQILHDSSEAVVTIQTLQSNIRSEIEKRQVLEFTVSTLKSENERVMKLYTESINKLANQLEHRNNYRILKEELKRVNDDHARKENEFRNAMNLLKHDYDNRIKDLEVQIKDSVAQNAANESTINQLHQDLTAHRNHVEALAKRLDRVHTDVEMKYQYEIQDLKDCLVMEQEEKNGLDKKLKTLEKELLISRSKLAENKQDFSSNRHVETLKQKVMKLRKENEVLKRQLLDSKED, encoded by the exons ATGGCGGCAACTAGCGATGAAGCACTGCAATCACTTCTCACTGATTTCGATCAAATTCTCCAT GATTCCAGTGAAGCAGTCGTTACGATTCAAACTCTTCAGTCAAACATTAGATCCGAAATCGAAAAACGACAAGTGCTTGAATTCACCGTCAGTACTCTCAAATCAG AAAATGAGAGAGTGATGAAGCTATATACCGAATCTATCAACAAACTTGCTAATCAG CTTGAGCATAGGAATAATTATCGCATCTTGAAAGAAGAACTGAAGAGagtgaatgatgatcatgccagaAAAGAAAAT GAGTTCAGAAATGCAATGAACCTGCTTAAGCATGATTACGACAAcagaattaaagacttggaggttcAAATCAA AGATTCTGTAGCTCAGAATGCAGCAAATGAATCAACAATTAATCAGCTCCACCAAGATTTAACTGCACATAGGAACCATGTTGAAGCCTTAGCAAAAAGGCTGGACAGAGTTCATACAGATGTAGAAATGAAAT ATCAATACGAGATACAGGATTTGAAAGATTGCCTTGTGATGGAGCAGGAAGAGAAAAACGGATTGGACAAGAAGCTCAAGACACTAGAAAAGGAAT TACTGATTAGCAGATCAAAGTTGGCTGAAAACAAACAGGATTTTAGTTCAAATCGTCATGTTGAAACTCTGAAGCAGAAGGTAATGAAACTAAGGAAGGAAAATGAGGTCCTCAAAAGGCAGTTACTTGATTCAAAAGAGGACTGA